One bacterium genomic window, TATGATTAAGAGCAGGAGGCAGAAATGATTGGCTTAGGCAGCGATCATCGCGGTGTTGAACTTAAAAAAAGAATAAAGATCTTACTTAACGGCTTGAAGTATGAATATCAAGATTATGGGACGGATAGCGATGAAAGAGTTGATTATCCGCACTTTGCGGCTCAAGTAGCTGAGGCGGTAACTAAGAGAGAATGTGAAAAGGGTATCCTTATCTGCGGGACGGGGATTGGAATGTCTATTGCGGCCAATAAGGTTCCTGGGATAAGAGCGGCCCTTTGTTACAGTGTGGAGACGGCCAAGGCAGCCCGCGAACATATTAATGCCAATATCCTCGTTATGGGCGCAGACCATATAAATCCCTCCTTAGTTGACGAGATGGTCAGGGTCTTTCTGATTACCGAGGCCCTGGAAGGCCGCTATGCCCAACGGGTAGAAATGATCACTCATCTGGAAAAACGCCAAAAAAGGTAAGTGTTCGGCCACAAAGACACTAAGACACAAAAATAGAGCAGTAGAGCAGCAGACCAGTAGTTAAAGACTTTTCTGAAAGTTCCAGAACTTCTGCTCTATTGCTCTAATATTCTCTACGACACATATTTTCCCCTTCGTGTCTTCGTGCCTTGGTGGCTGAACGGTTACCAAAAAGATTAATGCGTATCTGCCTGCTCGACCATCCCCGCCTTATCTCTGAAGCTGATTTTGAAGATATTATTAATGCCCCCCTCTCATCTTCTCTCTTTACCGGCTATGCCGCTTCTGTCCTCTCCAAACACGGTTTCCAGGTTGAGGTGATCGACGCCCATCTCTCGGGTTGGATCGCCGCGGAAACTATTCAAACCCTGGCCGGAGAAAGATTCGACCTGTTAGGCGTGAATCTTATCTACTCCTGGGATGAAACCGCGTCTAGCCTAAGCATGCTGTCTCAACTGAAGGCCCAGCATCCCCAAACCCATCTCACTCTCTTTGGTTACTATCCTACCTTCGCTTACCAGGATTTACTCAAGACCTATCCCTTCATCGACTCCATCATCATCGGTGAGGTAGAGGGCACCATCCTGGAACTATCATCTAAATTGAAAGAGGGGAAAGGGAAGAGAGGCAAGGGCTTTTTACCTGCCATAAAGGGATTAGCTTATCGCCCAGGCGACCGGATAATCAGGACGTCTCCCCGACCTCTCCGGCCAGATTTAGATAGTCTCCCCTTTCCGGCCAGATCTGATCTATCCAAACTCAAAGGGATTCATCCCTTCATTCTGGGGAGCCGGGGTTGCTGGAACAACTGCTCCTTCTGCCATTTGAACCGTTTCTACAGAAGGTGTTGGCGTGGTAGAAGCCCGCTTAATATTGTGACGGAGATCGAAGAGGTCTTGAATCAGATGGGTGGGGATTATATCTACTTCGCTGACGCCAACTTCTTTGGTCCGGGCAAAGCCGGAACTGAGCGGGCGCGAGACATAGCAGAACTAATTAAAGACCGTCTTCCGGGGATTCACTTTGGCCTGGAAACACGAAGCCCAGATATTAAAGACCCTACGGTAATAGAAAAACTGGTTGAGGCAGGCCTAAGCCACATCTTTTTAGGGGTCGAAAGCGGCTCAGACAGGGTTCTTAAAGAGATCAGAAAGGGCACATCTCTGGAAGAAAACAGGCGAGCGGTGGATATTCTTAACCAGTTTACAGGGCTTAAGATATACCTCGGCTTTATTATGTTTACCCCTGATTCCACCCTTCAGGATGTAAAAGCTAACCTTCAATTTCTAAAAGAGACCGGCTTGATGAATTCTCCTTCAGCTACCGCCCACCTCCTCTATCACCCCCTCAGGCTCCTCAAAGGAAGCC contains:
- the rpiB gene encoding ribose 5-phosphate isomerase B; this encodes MIGLGSDHRGVELKKRIKILLNGLKYEYQDYGTDSDERVDYPHFAAQVAEAVTKRECEKGILICGTGIGMSIAANKVPGIRAALCYSVETAKAAREHINANILVMGADHINPSLVDEMVRVFLITEALEGRYAQRVEMITHLEKRQKR
- a CDS encoding radical SAM protein — its product is MRICLLDHPRLISEADFEDIINAPLSSSLFTGYAASVLSKHGFQVEVIDAHLSGWIAAETIQTLAGERFDLLGVNLIYSWDETASSLSMLSQLKAQHPQTHLTLFGYYPTFAYQDLLKTYPFIDSIIIGEVEGTILELSSKLKEGKGKRGKGFLPAIKGLAYRPGDRIIRTSPRPLRPDLDSLPFPARSDLSKLKGIHPFILGSRGCWNNCSFCHLNRFYRRCWRGRSPLNIVTEIEEVLNQMGGDYIYFADANFFGPGKAGTERARDIAELIKDRLPGIHFGLETRSPDIKDPTVIEKLVEAGLSHIFLGVESGSDRVLKEIRKGTSLEENRRAVDILNQFTGLKIYLGFIMFTPDSTLQDVKANLQFLKETGLMNSPSATAHLLYHPLRLLKGSQAYHDYLAEGRADLSSFGGYEAKYTYLHPEIAALAEFAGQNSKALLAQLRKQRALPPEDRRRQEVLWRSSAREDCLRKPDQFSDRLNSLLIKSFEEAMARIALNA